The following is a genomic window from Falco naumanni isolate bFalNau1 chromosome 10, bFalNau1.pat, whole genome shotgun sequence.
TTCAGGAGATCTTTGAACTGAAACTCTGGAGATTTCTTGCTCTACCTTGGTTTGCTGCTCCACAGCCAGCCTGTTCATGTCTTTCATTTGGAAACCTAGATGAGATTCTAAGTGGCTAATGTAAGTAGATGGGGTTCGAAACTGAGATGCACAGTCGCTGCAATAAAAGACTGGATGTCCTTTGTCcatgtttttcaaaaactttGTTCCTCCGGTTTTCCTAAGTTGATACTTGACATTTGCCAGCCAATGGCTGATGGTGGTCATTGACAGTCCAGTGAATTTCGAAATCTGCATGCGCTCTTGTGGGCCTAGATCTGATAATAAATATTTACCTTCAGATGTCTGGAAGAGGCTGGAAGCAAACTGAGCTTGCAAAATGAGAAGATGCTGAGGGTTCCAGTTTGACTGTCTGCCCTTCCTTTTATGCAGAGTGGAGACTTCTGTTGAGACATCCTCAAAGCGTCGGACATCTATTTCCAGTTTCATAGATGGGATCCTTGAAGATGCAGCAGGTTTTGGTGTAGTAGCTTTGGGAAGAACTTTGACCATGTCAGCGATGTCAGATAGAGCATGTTTTTGAGGTGGAGAAGTACAAGATTGTGCTTGAGCTGACTCAGCTTTCTTGCCTTTGGATTTGGTCAGGTCAATAGGCTGAtcattgttttcaaacaaatagTGCCTGGATACACTTGCAGGCTTTTGTGGGGTTGGAGCAGGAGATAAAACTGGCTTCTCCATCATATTTAAGTTAGGTTTGTGGAACATAGAAATTGTGCtagagctggggctggagtTGGATTGAGGCTGTAAAGGCTCAGTGGCTTTGCCCAAGTGGTTATTCAGTACCGACTGCAGCGCACTGAGGGGGTTGACACAAGGCAGTTCAGACGAATGGTTGGCAGCAGCACAACCATTGCTAAGAGAAGCTGCTGTTGGTTCCTTAAGgactggcttttcttttccactgtcctctttaattttgttttcttctttcaagggACATGGCTCTGTCTTTTTTGGCTCCGCAGAGGCTTCGGATTTGAGGAGAGGTTCTCTCTCGCTCTGGCTGAGTGAGGCAGGCTCGGCTTGGATGCCCTCTTTAGCATAGTCCTTCTGTACCTCCTCCCTGTCATCGGTTTCCTTCTTTACTTGAGTGCACTGGGCCACGTTTGCTGAGATAGGGACCAGAGGCATGACCTTCCACTTTGGAGCTATGGGCCTCAGTTTATTGGTGATTGTTGGCCTGATCTGCAGTACTTGGGAACCCGCAGGCAGAGACGGCTTAGCTCCTTCTGAGAGCTGGTAAGCTGCATGGATGCTGGGATATGCACTCCAGCTGGGAGCTCCATTTTGAGCTTTATTGATGGCTGTTGTGACAGTGTTCTCCAAGGACTTTAAAATGTCCCCACCACCCTTTGAACCATCTTCTAAATCTTCTTCTCTGAGGTACTGGTATTTCATTGTGGGATCCAGTGGTTTCTGAAGAGTGTCCTCATACTCTTCAGTTTTTACTTTCTCATCTTTGTTTGCATCATCCACTttatcttttttactttctttttttagttcagaGGTGGGAGCTATGCATTCTGCAGATGATTTACTGGTTGACTTTGAAACTGGGCTGTCACTGGCTGGTGCTTCAGACAGTGATTGCATTTTTTCCACAGCTAAAGGATCCAGAACAagttgctttcctttctttgaagCTGAACTTGTGACTTTCAAGAAATGGCCAGTGACCATCATGTGGGTCGTGAGCTGCTGCAAGGTATCATGGGAACTTCCACATTCCATACACTTCAAAATCTGGGATTTGCAGGCCTCAAACTGCCACGTATAGCTGGCGCCATTCTGGTAGCCATAGCGGTTGTTAGACGATAACTGCAGGTTCACGTTCTTCTGAGGAGAAAAAGTATCTGAGAAAGACCCTGTCGTGGAATCGGGGGAACAAGGCCTGTTAACATCAAACACACGTTTCTTTGCTGGAGTGACCATTTTTGAAGAAATGGTTGGTACCGGCTCCTTCAAAGGCACTTTTTggtaatgttttgtttttatcataTGAACGCTCAGATCTTGAAGAGAATCAAAAGAGTCACCACAGAACATACATTTCAGAACTTTTTGTGCATCTTCCTTGTCCATGTCCTGGAAAGCCCTTTTTCGGGGCTTTGAGTAGCTGGTAGGTCTGTGCTTGTCCTTTTTATGGTTGTCATCTTGGTAGTGACCTGTCTCATTCATATGAACCGTTAGTTCTACCAGTGTGTCATAGGCAGCGCTGCACTGCCGGCACCGGAACCGGCTGGCGCCCGTGAACACAGTTCCACACattttgctgctctgcctgtaGAGCTGGACCGAGCTGAACAGGTTGGGTTTCGAGACAGGTCTGGAAGGTAAATTCTGCTGCAAGCTTTTTGACAGTGCATCTTGGTGCCAATCAAAATCAGCTTTGTTCCCTCCATTTCTGTTGTCACAACTCCTCTTTTCAGAGTTAGACAACTTGAAACCCAGCCCTAAGCCTGTCCAGTAAGAGTCTGACAGTATGTTGGCATAGACTGCTGTCATTTTATCCATGCAATCGTGTGCTTCATTCTGGGCTTTGGGGTGGGTGCTGGTTTTTGGGTCCTGTGGCTCTCTAGagcaaatgcttttaatatCTGCCACATGGTCACTACCGTCACTTAGTAGTGATTCATTTTCTGCATCCTGGTTAGATATATGACTGACAGGGGAATTCTGGTAACTAAAGTTCCCTTTCTGCTCAGGGCCCACTTCGTGTTCCTCATCCGTGCCAGTGTCATTGCTGCCCTGGAGCTGAGCAGTTGAGTTGTTGTCGtcatcatcctcttcctcctcctttatatcttcctcttcctttaaaTCTTCCTCTTGGACATAACCTGAAATGTAATGTCAATATATGAAATAACTTGTTAAAGGAGAACACTACAGTTTGAGCTTTCTAGTTtcactgtgtgttttctttacCAGACTTTGTTTTAAGCTACAACTTTATTGCCTGTTAGTTCTGGAAGTGAAAAAAGCCAAATGATGTCTTTTTTTGTGAAGGTTGCTGCATTTTGCTGGCAGATGATCATAATTCTTTATAAGTGCCAGAGATTCTGAGTTAATAATTTTCCTGTCACAGGAATATAATTCTAACTGTCCTGTAATGGGACAGTTGGAGAATTCATATGTAAGAATTTAAAGTTTATACTAAAAGCTTCAATTCTATCACACTGTTTTTAGCCTCAGTGAAAGAAAGGGTAGAATtggcaaggaaaagaagcaaaataactgCCATAATCTTCCTGGTTCATAGCATCAGCTAGGTACAATAACCTTTTGCCATTTGATCACCTAAAAATGCACTTTAGAATGTACACAAATAATTTATATGTCAAAATACAACATCTGAAAGCACTAATAGGCATAAGTGAAACTCTTTTGTTTATAAAAGTAATGTACTATGTaccataaaagaaaattgcGCTTCAGTAAAAGCCAATCCATAAATTTCAGGGCAAGAACCCTTGGAAGTTGCGAAAGAATATTAGTATGTGACAGAGGTAGGCTAAATTTAACTATAAAACtggaaaactagaaaaaaatccagaaatattttctttcacaaattattttaataagatgAATGTGATATTGGAAGAGCTGTaaacctgaaaattaattaaGGAATTCAgttggacttttttttctggccttaTATCAGCAGTAATTCTGCCTAAGTTACAGGAGATAACCTGgttaaaaacaaactgaagaattAGAGAAGAGTATTTTTTAAGGCTGGCTTCCCTGCAGTCAGTGGATAAATTCACAGTGACTCAATTCAGGCAGCAATTAACTCCGAGACCCCCACAAGAAGGGATGGAGCAGAACAAGTGGTTCAGGTATGTTTTCACAAACCccagtgtaatttttttaacagccaCTGTGAAGCTGTTATGCACAATGCAAGCAGATATTGAAACAATTCACTGTTATTGACAGCCACTCATCAAAACTAAATGTTGACTAAACGTTCAGTTCAGAAGCACAGGTCTTAGAACAAGATATATTGATGAGCTCTTCCAGTTAGGTGCAAACACACCTGCGGTCACAGGAGTACTTTGTTGTATTTCCATAAGATCTAGCTTTGTGtagcaggtaaaaaaaagtaataccaAACCCCCCAAATCAAAGCTGCCCTCAAAAATAactaagcaaaaataaaataatattctagTACTCATAGCTGTGAAGTAACCCTAAAAGCTCAGAAAGCACAAGGTAAATAAGCctaaaaatcttatttaaaatcaaatccCTTCTCATCTCCTGAGAAAAGCCATTTTATGGCTCTTTGAGAACCTGTCTCATTTTGCTCCCTTGAATTTGGTACTCCTGAACAAATTATATCATTTTAGCAAATCAAAAGGGATGGgcagaaaagacagaagcatTTTGATTAACATATGGACAAAGCCTTCCGCAGTTTTTTAAGATATGTGTTTCAATTTTTCAGTCTATTTGAATGGGCATCTCACCCTTTCCAGCATGTTTAGCATCAAGCCAAAGACACGATCCAGAACTAGGAACTGTTTCCTGCATGAAAGTGCAGTATAAGAGGGAAATGATGGTTCTACCTGTGGATGGGTTAAGAAATCCACGTGAGCCATCTTTCTCACACCCTTCCCACAGTCCTAGGACCTGCACAGATCACAGCAGCTCAGAGCTGGCCTTGACTTAGGCCAGGGGTGACTCCAGGCAGCTTCACAACCAGAGACAAAGGTAACAGCAATGGCTATGAGCAAATGACCAGGACATCATTTTAGCACAATAAAGTAATAATCACATAGGAGTAGGAACACTGTGCTCTTCAGCAGAtgctttcagcaaagaaatattAAAGTGTTAAGTACTAAAACATAAGCCTTTTGCTAGCATGTTGGGGTACAGCAAATATTAGTAGCCCCATTTACAGATGATCAAACTGAGGCAGGCAGCAAAAGCAACACGAggaccaaaatattttttccttcctgcctaAACTTTTTCCCTAATAACCGGATAATGCTTCCCATATACCCTTTTCTGAGCTCATATGTTTTTAAGGGGGACTAGGAGAATGGAGGGACATGGAGGCGGCAGAAGCTCCTACACGTCACGAGTAGTAACCTTGTTAAGCAAGCAGCACGAACTGATGAGCAGGACTGACATGGTTCTCGCGGTGTTAGAGATACTGTACAGCGTAGGTAGCAATGCTGGCCCCTTGCCAGGCTGTATCACAGTGCCAAGCATATTACACcgagcaaaacaaaaataaggagGGAATCCAATGAAGGAATCAGACAAAACAGACAACAAATAGCATTCACACAGTTTTGGGTCAGCACAGATCTGATTCTCCATTTCAGCACCAGTTCCTTGAATACTGTTAACCCATTTTTCACTGGaaggtaattttttcctttggaagacACATAGTGTAGATTTTTCCTCACAACATCCTTTGTCCTTCTAAAAGGATTTACTAGGAGAAGCAGAAGTACCAGACAGCTGCACATCCCCCACAACACAGATAAAATTTTCTGCTTAATTAGGCATTGACATGTTTACTATAACCTTTACAGAAGAGTAACTCGTGCTGAgaaatcctctttttttgtgtctgtgtaaGATACAGACACAATCTTATGAAAGTGGTAAAAGTAACTTATTAGAAAGCACCATCAAGATTTCACAAAAGGATCAGTCAGGTCCATTTTAATGGTTAAGGGTTTGGGGcagctttgaaaatgcatttcagtatCCTACTTGTAAAACCATTTCTGTTTATGTAAATGATTTAAATTGCTGTGGGCATTTTAAGGACAGTGGAGACCTCTTCTGTGCAGCCAACCTAGGGTACAAGAAATGCATGTGTCCTTCCAACAGTGGTTTTTAGTAAGATTTCATTGGACATGAAGTTTGATGTGAACTGATGTAGCtatttaacagaaataacattaatttaagtggactttgcattatttattttataagtaAAGGGTGTTTTAAGCTTGTATACCCACATGCTTTAAATGCAGTGTCTGTAATAAATAGCATAAATTTTGCACGTCATACTGATGTCCATATAATAAATTGCTGAGTGACCTGTTCTCTTCCCACCAGTTCTCCCCCAGGCATATTCTGACATTCCAAACCTCTGAGATGCTCATAAATAGCtgttttacagggaaaaaaaaaaaaaaaaaaaaaaatccaaactcaGTAACCAGATGAAtacttcctccttttcccagaTGAGGATTTTTCCCACCGAAATTAAGCAGGCCCAGGCAGAGATGTAAGGTGGGCAATGTGCAGTCCTGAAGAAGCAGGGGAATGAAATTTCactgtaattttgaaaactggACAAAACCCAGGAGCTTCAGAGCATTGAATGGAAGCAATTTCTGGCTTcctaaatggaaataaaatatttggttttagtGCTGATTGATCCCAAGATGTCAAAATCATGACATCAGTAAGGATAACAGTATCATAtggataataataataaatacaattcTAAGatgttttaccttttaaaaaaatttcctctgTGCCTTTGCAATTGGATTCATGCTAACTTAAGAAAACTACTTCTCTAGGACAAGGGTTGCCATAAACAGCTGATCCTTTACCCTTCAAAGGATAACATTTTCTTAGATACTTCTAGCATGTTTCTACAGAGTAACTAAAAGAAAGCGGGTCCAGCTGATACACCTGCAAAAACTCTTTGAACTTATGGGTCTAAAATCATCCATGTGCACTTTGAAGCCCTGACCCTACTAAGCAGACAGCACCAAGCCAAGCTCCCAGTGATGCTGAATCCAGTACTGACTTTTGGGCCCTCGCCCTCCCAACCAACCTGTAATTTGCACCACGTTATACATCACTTCTGACCTTGAACTGCAGAGTGTgaatacaccttttttttttaaagtgttcatTCTGACTGTTAACTTTTCCACTGGTAGATGCTATTTTCACTCAAATTTGCTCTTTTTCCACATAGAGAAACATttcttaatatatatatatatgtacatgttTCTTTCCAAGACTGGAAAATCTATTTTCTGCCAAGAAAAGGGACAGTGAATCATTGTCCAGAACAACACTGTTAATCCATGTAAAACCCATGCACCATCTGCACTTTTTCATacatatatttcagttttacttgAAATAACATCATTAGTAGAGCAATCTCACAGTGCTATAAGGTGATCTTGTTTCCCTCTTGTCTGGCTTCAGctcaaatatctttttttttgtttggcagAAACGGTGtctttctctgaaatatttcatgcaGATAATGGATAATGACCACttctcattcctttttctcaaaaatgtCTAACTACATTAGTTACCCAAAGACAAATCTTAACCTGGCTCTTTGTAGAAGTTCATAGCTGCAGATTCATCCCAGTTTGAAAATCAGCTGAAGAGATAAATtggcagctgaggaaaaaaaaacaaacctactTTGTTGCATAACTCTAATATCAAAGACATTTCGGAATTTAGCAGGATTAAAACCAATGGAAGACTCTGGAAATGCAATGGAGTTTCATGGAAAGAACTCTCAAAATACACAATCTGTAATACAAGACTGAATTATATAATTTCAGACCTTTTTAGGCTATGTTAAAAATTCCTGTACCAGGGAAATAACTTCCTGTTAAGTTCTGCAAGATGGAAAGAAACCGCAGGGAAAGGTTACCATGCTCTCCACAGAGGGAGCAGAGAGTGTCTGGCTGTGAATCACGGGTGTTGGAGATGAAGCAGTGTCTCTGTCATCTGGTCTATATGTCCTGGTAGTGTGAGGTTTATTTCTAAAGCCATGTGCATCCTGAAGAACATTTTAGATGCTCTCAAAACCTCAGAAAAGGCTGAATATCTTCAATTGCCTCTTTTCTGGGAGGCCAGTTAGTGATTTTGGATAATGGGAAATTGTTTCCaccttttgctgctgttactgtttACCATCACACCCAAATTCAATTTGCAGTGGCTTGGTATGGAAGTTTTGATCACTGCCCTACTGATGCAATTTTATGTCCTAAACAACTTGTCATCTCAAAGGAGAGATTTTTCCCAAtatgcctttgcttttttttttttttttttcccctagaactttgtttttaaatagttacAGCAGCTGATACTAGGGCATGAATTCCTGCCTCCTGCAgagtaggaaaagaaacatcCGTTACCATCCACTGCTGGAGGACAGAAGCAACCACCCTCTCTGGTGCCAAGCTTGCAAGCCACTGCAGCTTAGGAGCAAGGAAACTCAGAGTGGTTTCTGCCATAACTGATTTTTAACACGCACAGGCAATTCCATGGAGCCATAACTATTATTTATATACtatgctgaaatgaaacaattttggGCTTTCATTTTGTTGTATTCTAATTAGAGTCATATTATAAACTTTTCCATTAAATGTCCAATTTCCTACTGGTTAGGAAGGCAAAATACCCACCAGTTTCAGTGGGACTCTGAGCAGCACAAAGGAGAACAGATTATGGTTTTTGTACAATTAGGAGTCAAATTAAAATGATCAGTGGCTGGAAGCATATGCTCAGGGAACTGGGTTGTGAGTGACCCAtaaacccaaagaaaaacaaataataaaacaggggggggatgggggacccaaaaggaaaacaaaaaaagagaggtgAGCTGATGTGCTCTGCTGAGCTGAGAATCCATAGCAGGGGCAGAATTATTATGGAGTTTTTCTTGAATAATTTTCCTTAAGGATGATGTTGCTTACATAGCCAGATATTGTGCTGTGAGAAAAAAGCAACTTCAGTCATATTTGCCTGGCTCTGGATTCAGTTAGTGTGAGTGGCTGAAGAAGCTGAAGCTGTTGCAGAAATGGATTTAGCCATGTTCAGAGCCATGTTCAGGTTCCTTACATGAAGGCTTGCAGTGTAAACGAATAATTCGTCTTTggttaaaaacatttctgtttgttatttTCTACAAAGCCCTGGAACTTACAATTTCATTCTTTCAACCAGCTGAAGGTGTTTGATGTTGTCCAGATCATATTTTCAGCAAATATGCTTCTAATGAAAGCTATGAAACGTTGCATCACTTGAATTCAAAGAACTCAACTTTCACAGCCCTTTGGTGTGCCTGAGCAGCAGACCCCCTGCCCTGTCCGTGCCACCTGCTTGTCCCTTGCACCAGAGTCCGTGTCATGCAAAGCCTTAGACAGGTATCAGGCAATCATCACATCACTACAACATCAATACACGTTGTGCTAAATTGCTAGTacagctgctttccaaaatGCAGTTTGGTCCTGAACAATTAAAGGAATATAGGAGCAGCAAGTATGTTTTCCTCATTAGTAATTTTAATTGCATCAGTATAAATCACTTTCCTGATTAAAACATAAGCCTGAAacttttgtctgtctttgcctttcttccatcttcttttGTCCTATTGTTGTGGAAAACAGCAGTGGC
Proteins encoded in this region:
- the TSHZ2 gene encoding teashirt homolog 2 gives rise to the protein MPRRKQQAPKRAAGYVQEEDLKEEEDIKEEEEDDDDNNSTAQLQGSNDTGTDEEHEVGPEQKGNFSYQNSPVSHISNQDAENESLLSDGSDHVADIKSICSREPQDPKTSTHPKAQNEAHDCMDKMTAVYANILSDSYWTGLGLGFKLSNSEKRSCDNRNGGNKADFDWHQDALSKSLQQNLPSRPVSKPNLFSSVQLYRQSSKMCGTVFTGASRFRCRQCSAAYDTLVELTVHMNETGHYQDDNHKKDKHRPTSYSKPRKRAFQDMDKEDAQKVLKCMFCGDSFDSLQDLSVHMIKTKHYQKVPLKEPVPTISSKMVTPAKKRVFDVNRPCSPDSTTGSFSDTFSPQKNVNLQLSSNNRYGYQNGASYTWQFEACKSQILKCMECGSSHDTLQQLTTHMMVTGHFLKVTSSASKKGKQLVLDPLAVEKMQSLSEAPASDSPVSKSTSKSSAECIAPTSELKKESKKDKVDDANKDEKVKTEEYEDTLQKPLDPTMKYQYLREEDLEDGSKGGGDILKSLENTVTTAINKAQNGAPSWSAYPSIHAAYQLSEGAKPSLPAGSQVLQIRPTITNKLRPIAPKWKVMPLVPISANVAQCTQVKKETDDREEVQKDYAKEGIQAEPASLSQSEREPLLKSEASAEPKKTEPCPLKEENKIKEDSGKEKPVLKEPTAASLSNGCAAANHSSELPCVNPLSALQSVLNNHLGKATEPLQPQSNSSPSSSTISMFHKPNLNMMEKPVLSPAPTPQKPASVSRHYLFENNDQPIDLTKSKGKKAESAQAQSCTSPPQKHALSDIADMVKVLPKATTPKPAASSRIPSMKLEIDVRRFEDVSTEVSTLHKRKGRQSNWNPQHLLILQAQFASSLFQTSEGKYLLSDLGPQERMQISKFTGLSMTTISHWLANVKYQLRKTGGTKFLKNMDKGHPVFYCSDCASQFRTPSTYISHLESHLGFQMKDMNRLAVEQQTKVEQEISRVSVQRSPETIAGEEDTDSKFKCKLCCRTFASKHAVKLHLSKTHSKSPEHHSQFVAEVDEE